The segment TCGTGGAAAAGATTATGCATTATTTattgtgttgcaaaatttttggaatatcaaaaaaataaaaaatgaAACGAAGTTGGGTATAAAAACGCAAATACAATAGAGCCAAAAATACAATCCATTTTAcaattctttcttctcttcaCCAGctttccaaatcattatGCGTTTAAGACTTCAAAGTGCGAAATTGTGTCTTTTCAAACGTGTCAATACAGACGAGGACAGATTGAAGTGTACCGAGCCATCACCAGGCCCTGTTTCTCCACCTGTACAAGATTTGGATATAAACTCCAAGCGGAAGCAACTGTTTATTTGTCAACTTACCAAGaagttcaacaaattcaagaGAATGAAACAGGATAATTCCTGTAGTGAACAATTGAGAACTAATTCTGGTTTTGACGAATCAGCTGCTACTCAACCAACCAATAATTTAAATGCCAATCATTTTGAATCGGATCAAATTGTCGAACAGTTACCAGCAGTTTCGACACAAGCTGCCGAGCTTGAAATGAATACTCAGAGAATTGCTACTGGGACCACTGTATACTctatttttggaaaattgatgtttttggGATTCAGCATTGAGAATATGAGTGTGCGTGAAGCAGTAGGAGAGATACTCCAATTCCAAATGGGGgaaattcaagaattgagtGGATTTTTAAATGCTATTTCATGCGCCAAAAGGACCAGTGGtgcatttttgaaatggaaTATAGACAGAAGATTTTCTACAGAAAGTTTGACtgatttattgaatatTCAAACAAGTATGAGGACTGAATTGTTAGGGACTAAATGTTTTGAAGACTTTATGAAGATGTTCCATCAGTTTGGTCAGGAATATAAAAGTGCACTTGACAGACATGAGAGAATGGTGCACAAGTATCCTTTCAAAGCTAAATGTAAAAGCTTTTATGAGAGGTATCAGAAGAGACTTGGCATTGACACGGAGGATGTGATGAATGTAATTTTTGGGCGACAACGCGCGCAACGTGAATTTGATGACATATGTTGGAAGTTGTCAAAAGCAACAGCGCCAGTGAatctgaatttgaaaaattgtgaCGCGGTTGTGAGAGACAgcaaaaagagaagatCTTTTTCCGACGATGCTTGTTCAATGTTATCTATCGAAGGTGAATGTCAAGATGAGGCTGATGTCAAAAGcgaaattgatgatgaagttgctAATTCAGGAATTGACGGTGAAATTTTGAGAGCCCTATTTTATGAACAGGAGGACGCTCCTAGTGACATAGACATAGACATAGACATAGACATAGACCATGAAGAACAAGCCAATACtgcatttgaaaatagtCAAAAGGACATGGAAGCTAGTACGGTGTTGATGCTGCCGTTGTTAAATgtggaagaagaaacacCACCACTTTGTAATGCAGATTCCGACTTCCTACGAATTATTGAAaccattgaaaaaagagTGATGGCCCTTTTCCACAAAGATGAGAAGGCCAATATTGAGAAGAAGACTTCGCAGACAGAAGATATCAAGAATGACAGGATTGTTGAACAGAATGTGGATCCTGGAAATTACCTCGAAATGAATTCAGAAGGAGAAACCGAGCTGAACCTCGGTAGTGAAGAAGGGATAACTGCACAAACGTCGACAGAAAGCTATGATGTACCACAATTGGTTAGAAACCCAAAGTTGAATGACAATGATCAATCCCACACAAAGACCACCACCCTAGAATCAGCTAGCAAGAGTCATACCACGAACTCACACTCGGTGGGGTCGTGTGGAGGCTTCCTGTCTAGTGAGGATGTATCAGAAGGATTAATAAATGGACAAATTGTTGCAGCTAGAGACTCGCACTCGGTGCAAAGTCTTGGGGGCTCCAAAAACGACGAGCTTCCCTCACAGCCAACGCCAAATGTTCATGGATCCTGCTTGGTGTATTCCTGGGAAATGGCTTACAATGGgattgttcaacaaaatttaaagaTGCAAAATGACTTTTTCAAGCGTGAATCTATCTTTAGAGATGAATGTCAACAACTAAGGGATCAAGTTCAGCCATTAATTGAGGAACGGAATAGGTTAGCTCTGGAAAATTATAGCTTACGAGTTCAAAGTTCAAAGCTTAAGAATAAGTTCAAGAAAGGCTTTTGGCTAAGGAACTCGAgtaaagaagttgaaaaacGTTTCCAGAACAGTATCTGGAATTTGACAGCTTCAAGTGCAGCAATTACCCAAAAAATTAAACGAGGTTTAGAGAATAAGGAGAATTTGAGTGATTCTGagattgaagagttgatgtcaaaaatttattcTCCAATGGAAAATCGATATCGACTGTCATCGGGTAGTGTCGTTCAACAACGGTTAATGGCCAATGTTGATAACGCGTGTCACGCAGATGAATTGGCAACCCCGGTTTATGGAAGTGATCAATGTCTAGATCAATGTCAAATGAGTTTGATCTGGAAATCTATGATTGATCTTCTTGAAGAAGATGCGCCAGGGATAATCAAACGCCTTGAATCTGACATCAAGGGTAGTGACGCAAAAGCGAAAGCAACagaaatcaccaacaagaCCTTGAAGTTTATCCATGAACAAAGTGAAGAATGGAGGCAGGTTGGTTCAAGTTGCTGGCCGTGGAACAAGTCAAAGGTGATgcgaaaaagaaaatcgATTATTAGTAAATTGGAACAGAAAAGTGAAGAAGTCAAGAAGTATGGCGAAGAactttggttgttgatgggAAACAACAGCCAATAGACAACAGACAAGTCGAGAAAATGTTACTAATGATACTGCTGATGAAGGTGCTGTGATTCCAAATACATTGCACACATAGTGCATGTTGATCACCCAATAACGGAGTGAAGGGTGTTTTTGCTATTGATCTATTGTTATATGTTAAAATTGTTAAAATTGttaaaaatacaaaaaaatataaaaagtTTACAAAAGTATACTAAAAAAACTAACAAAatataaaagaaaaaaaaatggaaGGGGTTTTggttgaaatcaatgaataAAGAGGATATCTTAAGCTGGTGGTGTTCAtctttttttgataatgttgGTGTTTTGGTGGAAGATGTTTGCATAATATTTTTGCTTGATTGAATTCTGGTCCGTTCAATTTGAGCCTTGCTTTGCTTcacacaacaaaaaagaatgcTGGTAACATTTTTTTATTGCTGATTTTCGATTCGTAActgtttttttttaattatCATTGTGGTATTTTTAATCCTTGGTCACCCTGTAAGATGATCTCTTGAGTGTATATATATCTTCTGCTTAAAACTACTTGACACTGTCGTGAAGGGGAATATGGTTTTGTTTGAACTTTTATCTTATTCATGTCACGTgcaatgattttgttaaTGTACCTCGGCTAAAGTTTAAGTAGAGAAGTAGAGAAGTAGAGAAGTAGATAATTGGAGAAACCGAATTAAAGAAAGACATAAAAATAGTAATGTTTGAGTGTACACCTAAATAGGAGGTATTTGGAAGCAAGTGGGTAGGAGGGAGAAAAGATGGCAATGACAGCACCGAGTAAACGTATCTAGTGTAGTTTCATACAGGGTTCAAAACTCAGATaagtcaaatttgattttggttttgggGTTGTGTTTTAGTGTAAAAGCAAACTTAAAATAAAATACTCGAACTTTTTAACTTTGTGTGCAAATGAAAAGAACTAGTTTTGTATTATTGATTAGTTTGTACCTAttccattttgaaattagcAATTGTCTTTTATGAAGAGTCggttgataaattggaaaagCAAACTAATGAAAACTTGGTCTCGGTATATCTGGTTGCTTTAAGTAAAGTATGTTTGCTATGTCTCTCTCCCACACACGctctctctttctctttctctttctctttctcttttaCTTTTGCTAAGTTTTAGTATGTTTGCTTGCTGTGAAACTATCTTTTACTATACGTTCTTTGAATGATTGGTGTATCTGCATCGGATATACTGTACCGTGTAATCATAATACCCGTTATCTAAGTAGTAGGAAAGATGTTTCTTGTCTTGTGATGGATTGGCTACACTCTAAATTGTTCTTAATTACACAAATACTGAGAGAGACTgtcatttgttgataatttattATGTGTGGCTGCTATATCGGATAAGAAGATTTGTCATCTCTTTCCTTTACTTTTGCTTTTCTAGAATACACCTGTACGTATATGCGTATATATGTCATCATcacatacatacatacatacatacatacatacatacatacatacatacatacatacatatatGGCTGTTATACTATATGTGGTATGCATGACAATACAAGGTGTGTATGtttgtatgtatgtatgtgATGTGAGATGTGTGTTTTGTATATAATGGCTCGGATATAAACAGCTTATCTTAGTGTAATAAAAGGAATCCTGTAAAGTGAGTTgtattattttttatttcctTCTTCCGTAATCAGTAATTTCCGATAAGACAACTCAAAGGTTGTTATTACTCACCAACTAAAATTACATTTCTTCTACGGAAGTATTATTATATATCATGTAGAGCAGTATTACCACCACCGCCCATGGGGTATGATTGAATGATCTTATATAATATTACCACTACTCCTTTAAAATGTGGAGAATGGCATTTACATAGTTTATgattatatatatatatatatatatgtatatacTAGTTTAGGATGTTTTGCATTAATTGCGGTCTATAATACAATCTCTAAATCCCATAATACGCTCGGGAGTGATCATTAAATACCATAGCTAGTTAGGTACAATCGGGTATTGAATGGCTTCACAGTAATTCAAAAGTAATACAATAGTGAGGAAGTGCGTGtgaaaatttacaaaaaaagaaataaaaataagtataataataataataatagaGACTGCAACACAATAGTGTATAGGGGGAACATATACAATATATGCAATAGACAATAGACAATAGACAATAGACATCAGATTCAGAATCAACCAATCAACCATATTGGAAGTACAATATATTCTACACAATTTATCACtttacttcttcttctaccTACTTACTCCTTCCATTCCATCAACAGCACATCTACACTCCATATCCAACAAGTGGTACACATCTTATTTTTCATATGGTTACACTTTTATCACTGTTACATCTATATTTTTTTCCCCTATTATTCTTCACTTGTTTGAACAACGACCAACATATATTAAACAAGCACTtatatacaaaatacaCATATAGAGCAACCAGTTCTTAACCATGTTTACTCAGGCTAGTCGCAACTATCACGACAATCACAGATTTCACTACCAACAGGCTCAACCCAATGACCGTATAACATCAATTGCAACCAACGAGATCCAACACcgatatcaacaacaaccacaacagaTACAATCTCCGGTAGCAAGAGAAAATCGACAATCTAATAACTATACCTATTTGTCTCCATCAACTGCAacctcatcttcatcttcatcttcatcccTATTTTCCGCTGACAACAACTTTCCTGATCGTtgtgaaaatgaaaacagAATCACCACCgaagaaaacaatagcAGCATTAGCAACAGCAACGACAGTGAGGAAAACTatcatttgcaacaacGTTCATATtcaccaccaacaccaTGTCCTTCAATATGGAGCAACTTTGATGCCAAACATGTTCCTGATAGTCATGAATTATTACAATTACTCGAACCTAACCCTGTTTTTCCTCCTGCTTATGATACTTTACCACCGGGTGGGTGTCCCAGGTTTCCCGTACTTCAACCTTTGTCgtcatttgaagaagccATCTATACCAACCTACACTCCCCTCAACTTGCCtctccaacaacaacaataactaACTCGTCAACGTTTTCTGCTGCCCCTTCAAATTCACAAGAAACAACCGAGACACTCCCGCCATCATACTCGCCGTCCATATACAAAATTGGAGTTGTTTCAAGGAAAGTGGAATGGGTGAACCCCTATGAGATGTCCACCAATCGAAGTTGGAAATATCTTATTTGTGAATTAAATTCAACTCAGTTAAACTTTTACAATATTCCACCAAGTTATGAAGAGAAGATATTGGATTTTGTCTCCAAGGATAAGAAGTTATCTTCATTTCAAAACACTACCAGGCGCATTCCAGCTAATGATTCTATATTAAccaatgattttgatcaCCAGTTTTACGATTTTGTCAAGAATCAGGGCTTGCTTGAAGATTTGTCTACTGGATCTAAGAAAAAAGGTTTAGTTAGAACTTATTCGCTACAATATGCTAGGATAGGATTGGCTACTGATTATCAGAAAAGGGTTAATGTATTGAGGTTAAGAATCGAAAGTGAACAAATTTTGttacattttgaaaacacccaagatttaattgattGGAATATGCTGCTTACTGTGGGTAAGGATATTGCTATAGATGTTAATGAACGGGAATTACCCAAGTATAGAACTGTGCCAAGgcgaagaagaagaggcaACAGAAGAAACAGAAGCACAGGAGGCGTCAATGGAGGATATGCTAATCACTCCGCCtcaaattcaccaacaGCCCATTTCTCCCGTTACAACCCAACAACCGAACAATTTGCAAACACAAAGAATATGTTCAAATCAGTCTCAGATGCaaataaaatcaaaggTAGATTTAACAAACTCAGATCCAAATTTTCGTCATCTAGATTGAGAAGCAGCTCGTCTCCATCACCAGCGACACCCAGTGGTAATCTTGGATCTAATGAGGACTCTCGTACAAGATTCAGATCTGCAACTAACTTTTCCGAGCGACAAGATTGCAGCAACAACGTAGCGGAGCAGAATTATCTGTATCAATCACAAGGAGGTGAATATTCGTTAGCTGCAGGTAGAAACCATCAATCCAATCATAACTTCAATTATGGCAGCTCATATGCCAACAGTTTTGAAGACGATGAGGAcgatgttgaagattacGATGAAGAGTTCAACGAGGTTTTGAGGAGATCTAGACATGAAACGCTGGCACTGACATTAACTCCACAAGGTgctgttgaagatgatcaGGAGGATATTCAAAGTATGTCAGATTTACGTTTagatgaggatgaagaggatggGTCAGGAGAAGGTGAAGAACAAGGtgaagatgaggaagaCGAAGGAGAAGACACAGAAAACGGGTTCATTTCTATGGCAAGAAGTCGTGgtatttttgcaattgatgcCCCTGAACGCAAAACACGTTCCAACATTGCTGGAGGCGATGATTACAAATGGAATCCATGTCCAAATGAGGGATACAGTAAACGCAGGTATTATCGTAATTGTTTGCGTTGTATAAAACCCCTCACAATGGAGGATTCATGGGTTTACAAGCCACTAGTGAAGCCTACTCCATTTTCACCATTGAATGTTGCTTATCTTAAAGCAGTTAAATATGCAGGACCAAATGGTGAAGTCTTAGCATCGGCTTCAGTATCAGTTCCAAATTCTGGTGTTTCTTCATCGAGTGCCAGCATTACATCACTGTACCGCAAGAAtggaggtggtggtggagcTGGACTTAACACAACATTGATGTTACCTGATACTGCATTGACTAAATTGCCTAATCACTTTTTGAAGGAGTTTTGTGTTGGACCACATGGATTGGTTCCCAAGGAGATCATATAGAGGAAGAGTGGGAGGTTCTGGATTTACAGTGTTCGGAATGGCTAACGGATTTAACGTTACTTTTGTATGTGTATTTTCATGAGTTTTATGACTGGTTTTATAGCATCTGTATCAAATACACACACGATATTACGCAATACATCAGAATGCCGCTACTCTACAGTTAAAGGCTGTTTCAAGCCACTAGTTTTCACTTTCGTATCTCGTAAATAAAACTTTATATTCTATTCATaacttttttgaatttatcgatcatcaaatgaaactTTGAGGTTTCATATTTTTAGCACCAGAATTCATAAACTCTATAGTACAATGGTTTTGCTCTCAatgcttctttttcttcttgaatttcttgtttaatcaaatcaatatcaacagcAGATTTACCATTATCAAGATCAATATCTTTTGCCTTGATATAAAATCTCAAACTTCTCGTCCAAAGTTTATGACCAATATAAAACACAATCACAATGACTCCACCGAGataagttttgaaaaa is part of the Candida orthopsilosis Co 90-125, chromosome 2 draft sequence genome and harbors:
- a CDS encoding mannosyltransferase; the protein is MRLRLQSAKLCLFKRVNTDEDRLKCTEPSPGPVSPPVQDLDINSKRKQSFICQLTKKFNKFKRMKQDNSCSEQLRTNSGFDESAATQPTNNLNANHFESDQIVEQLPAVSTQAAELEMNTQRIATGTTVYSIFGKLMFLGFSIENMSVREAVGEILQFQMGEIQELSGFLNAISCAKRTSGAFLKWNIDRRFSTESLTDLLNIQTSMRTELLGTKCFEDFMKMFHQFGQEYKSALDRHERMVHKYPFKAKCKSFYERYQKRLGIDTEDVMNVIFGRQRAQREFDDICWKLSKATAPVNSNLKNCDAVVRDSKKRRSFSDDACSMLSIEGECQDEADVKSEIDDEVANSGIDGEILRALFYEQEDAPSDIDIDIDIDIDHEEQANTAFENSQKDMEASTVLMSPLLNVEEETPPLCNADSDFLRIIETIEKRVMALFHKDEKANIEKKTSQTEDIKNDRIVEQNVDPGNYLEMNSEGETESNLGSEEGITAQTSTESYDVPQLVRNPKLNDNDQSHTKTTTLESASKSHTTNSHSVGSCGGFSSSEDVSEGLINGQIVAARDSHSVQSLGGSKNDELPSQPTPNVHGSCLVYSWEMAYNGIVQQNLKMQNDFFKRESIFRDECQQLRDQVQPLIEERNRLASENYSLRVQSSKLKNKFKKGFWLRNSSKEVEKRFQNSIWNLTASSAAITQKIKRGLENKENLSDSEIEELMSKIYSPMENRYRSSSGSVVQQRLMANVDNACHADELATPVYGSDQCLDQCQMSLIWKSMIDLLEEDAPGIIKRLESDIKGSDAKAKATEITNKTLKFIHEQSEEWRQVGSSCWPWNKSKVMRKRKSIISKLEQKSEEVKKYGEELWLLMGNNSQ